The DNA region TGCCGCCGGTGCGCTTGAGGACAACCACATGTTCGATGGTTTTCACGTTCGGGTTTTTCAGCGCATCGTCGACGTTTTTCTTCAACGGAATGCTGCGACCGGCACGTACGCCTTCGTCGGCGGTGATCACCAGCTTCGAACTGGAATCAATGATGCGCCCGGCAACAGCTTCCGGTGAGAAGCCACCGAAGATTACGGAATGTACGGCACCAATGCGGGCGCAGGCCAGCATCGCGACTGCGGCTTCTGGCACCATCGGCATGTAGATAGCAACCACATCGCCTTTTTTAATGCCCAGATCCTGCAACGTATTGGCGAAACGGCAGACATCGCGATGCAGTTCGCGATAGCTAATCTGTTTGCTCTGCGAGGCGTCATCGCCTTCCCAGATGATGGCGGTGCGCTCGCCATTTTCCTGCAGGTGACGATCGAGACAGTTTGCCGCCAGGTTCAGCGTACCGTCTTCGTACCATTTAATGGACACATTGCCCGGCGCGAAAGAGGTGTTCTTCACTTTCTGGTACGGCTTGATCCAGTCGAGAATTTTTCCCTGCTCGCCCCAGAAGGTATCTGGTTCGTTAATAGATTGTTGGTACTTCGCTTCGTACTGCTCCGGATTTATCAGGCAACGATCCGCAATGTTTGCGGGAATAGCGTGTTTGTGAATCTGGCTCATGGCTTTTGTTCTCCTTGTAGGATGTTAATAATATGTCTCACAAACGTTAAATGTAGGGGCTTTGGCAGTTTTGTTTAGCTTTTGCGCGACAGATCACGCAATACAGGAATAGTGCAAATTAGCGGCAATACGTTTTTTGAAGGAAACCAACAAAAGTTGCTAAAATCTTTCTGTTACAGAGGGTTATGTTAATTTTTCAAGAAAGGCGATCGAGGTCATAAAAGGAGAAAGGCGTAGAGAAAAAACGGCTTGACTAACTCTAAAGTGGTATTTTACATACACTTACAATTGATTAAAGACAACATTTTGTGTGTGGTTTTTTGTTACATCTAGATTAGGGCAATGTCATGGCGGTGTGTGTGGTTATCGTCATGGATAGAATAAAAAAAGAACCGTCATTGAACACAATGGCGCAATCTGGATGAGACCTCTATGGCAAGGATTACACTACGCGCACGCCGTTTCTTCAGCCTGATCGTACCGCTGTTTTTCATTTCTGCGGTTTATGCTGAGCAAACGCCCGAACCCGCAAAGACCGTTACCGTTGAAGCGAAGAATGAAGTCTTCGCCCCTCAGCATCCCGATCAATACCTCTCATGGAAAGCGACCTCTGAACAATCAAAGCGTGAAGACGCCTTAGCAGAAGATCCCCGTCTGGTGATTTTGTGGGCGGGATATCCGTTCTCCCGTGATTACAACAAACCGCGTGGGCACGCCTATGCGGTGACCGACGTGCGTGAAACGTTACGTACCGGTGCGCCAAAGACCGCTGAAGACGGCCCATTACCGATGGCCTGCTGGAGCTGCAAAAGCCCGGACGTGGCGCGTCTGATCCAGAAAGACGGTGAAGACGGCTACTTCCACGGCATGTGGGCGCGCGGCGGCCCGGAAGTCGTTAACAACCTGGGCTGCGGCGATTGCCACAACACGGCGTCACCCGACTTCGCAAAAGGCAAACCTGAGCTGACGTTGTCTCGTCCGTACGCCGAACGCGCGATGGAGACCATCGGCAAACCGTTCGATAAAGCCGGTCGTTTCGACCAGCAGTCGATGGTTTGCGCACAGTGCCATGTGGAATACCACTTTGACGGTAAAAACAAAGCCGTTAAGTTCCCGTGGGATGACGGCATGAAGGTCGAGGACATGGAGAAATACTATGACGCCAT from Citrobacter amalonaticus Y19 includes:
- the nrfA gene encoding ammonia-forming nitrite reductase cytochrome c552 subunit gives rise to the protein MARITLRARRFFSLIVPLFFISAVYAEQTPEPAKTVTVEAKNEVFAPQHPDQYLSWKATSEQSKREDALAEDPRLVILWAGYPFSRDYNKPRGHAYAVTDVRETLRTGAPKTAEDGPLPMACWSCKSPDVARLIQKDGEDGYFHGMWARGGPEVVNNLGCGDCHNTASPDFAKGKPELTLSRPYAERAMETIGKPFDKAGRFDQQSMVCAQCHVEYHFDGKNKAVKFPWDDGMKVEDMEKYYDAITFADWTNPLSKTPMLKAQHPEYETWSVGIHGKNNVTCIDCHMPKVQNAEGKLYTDHKIGNPFDNFPQTCANCHTQDKAALQNIVAERKKAINGLKIKVEDQLVRAHFEAKAAWDAGATEAEMKPILSDIRHAQWRWDLAIASHGIHMHAPEEGLRMLGIAMDKAADARTKLARLLATKGITHEIAIPDISTKEKAQAAIGLNMQQINADKQDFIKTVIPQWEEQARKNGLLSQ